In one Spirosoma rigui genomic region, the following are encoded:
- the hslV gene encoding ATP-dependent protease subunit HslV: MQQVIHATTVVGIRHNGHVALGADGQATMGNTVAKSNVRKVRVLMGGKVLAGFAGSTADAFTLIERFEEKLNAYGGNLKRAAIELAKDWRTDRYLRKLEAMLIVATKEDLLLVSGTGDVIEPDFDVAAIGSGGMYAQSAAVALKKHAPNLTAEEMVRESLHIAADVCIYTNHNLMVETL, encoded by the coding sequence ATGCAACAAGTAATTCATGCCACGACCGTTGTTGGGATTCGCCACAACGGCCATGTCGCACTCGGGGCCGATGGCCAGGCAACGATGGGAAACACCGTCGCTAAAAGTAATGTCCGCAAAGTTCGGGTATTGATGGGGGGAAAAGTTCTTGCGGGATTTGCCGGCTCCACCGCCGACGCGTTTACCCTGATTGAGCGCTTCGAAGAAAAATTGAATGCCTACGGAGGCAACCTGAAACGGGCCGCCATTGAATTGGCCAAAGACTGGCGCACCGACCGCTACCTGCGCAAACTGGAAGCTATGCTCATTGTGGCAACGAAAGAGGATCTGCTGCTCGTATCAGGTACGGGCGATGTTATCGAACCCGACTTCGACGTAGCCGCCATTGGTTCGGGTGGTATGTATGCACAATCGGCTGCCGTAGCGCTGAAGAAGCACGCGCCCAATCTCACCGCTGAAGAAATGGTCCGGGAGAGCTTACACATTGCTGCCGATGTGTGTATCTACACGAACCACAATCTAATGGTTGAAACGCTGTAG
- a CDS encoding sensor histidine kinase, whose amino-acid sequence MFLLDQLRARTTSQRIALGFSVAFVLIVCGFAISFYSYYQYGKDTERVRHTYQVIGALENTLSLVKDVETGARGFVITRDSTYLEPYYAALQELPARLDEVRGLTTDSPLQVQRMVVLDQLVRGKVDLVQYRLKTLQTDIRKSRTYANEGNRRMNELRRHVAVMVDTEKTLMATRNWKANRSFRNTLILIFALSLLTFLALALSYWQLERELVRRRQTEEQLRDYESRLKEQIRQLEASNQELERFAFVASHDLQEPLRKMQSFATLVTERYANLLNDESKTFMGKIISSAERMSKLIKDLLDFSRMSSNRENFKPVRLDTLVQRILDDQELRIKGLNVQVEVGALPMVHAVGSQLEHLFSNLISNALKFIRPGVQPVIRIRAKAIDGRTYPELIAGRRYFEITVEDNGIGFDEKYLDHIFKVFQRLHGKNEFEGTGIGLAICKRVVVYHHGFITAHSQLNQGTTFVVVLPESQLLQDYDRSNSTETYSYSAG is encoded by the coding sequence ATGTTTCTTCTCGATCAACTTCGTGCCCGAACAACGAGCCAACGCATTGCGCTGGGCTTTTCGGTCGCGTTTGTGTTGATCGTCTGCGGATTTGCCATATCGTTCTACAGCTACTACCAGTACGGCAAAGACACCGAACGCGTGCGGCACACCTATCAGGTAATTGGTGCGCTGGAAAATACCCTATCGTTGGTTAAAGACGTTGAAACGGGGGCCCGGGGCTTTGTCATTACCCGGGATTCGACTTATCTGGAACCTTACTACGCAGCCCTGCAGGAATTGCCCGCCAGACTGGACGAAGTGCGCGGCCTGACCACGGATAGTCCGTTGCAGGTGCAACGGATGGTTGTGCTCGACCAGCTCGTGCGGGGTAAAGTCGATCTGGTGCAGTACCGGCTAAAAACGTTGCAGACCGATATCCGGAAGAGTCGGACTTACGCCAACGAAGGGAACCGGCGCATGAACGAACTGCGCCGGCACGTAGCGGTTATGGTCGATACGGAAAAGACGCTCATGGCAACGCGCAACTGGAAAGCAAACCGCTCGTTTCGGAACACGCTCATTCTTATTTTTGCGTTGTCGCTGCTTACCTTTCTGGCCCTGGCCCTGTCGTACTGGCAACTGGAACGGGAACTGGTGCGCCGGCGACAAACGGAGGAGCAGTTGCGCGACTATGAATCCCGGCTGAAAGAGCAGATCAGGCAACTTGAAGCCTCCAATCAGGAGCTGGAACGGTTTGCGTTTGTTGCCAGCCACGATTTGCAGGAACCACTACGCAAGATGCAATCGTTTGCTACGTTGGTGACCGAACGGTATGCCAACCTGCTCAACGACGAAAGCAAAACGTTTATGGGTAAGATCATAAGCTCGGCCGAGCGCATGTCGAAGCTCATAAAAGACCTGCTGGACTTCTCGCGGATGTCCAGCAACCGGGAGAATTTCAAACCGGTTCGGTTGGATACGCTGGTTCAGCGCATACTCGACGACCAGGAATTACGGATAAAAGGGCTGAATGTCCAGGTAGAGGTTGGCGCGCTGCCCATGGTTCACGCGGTGGGAAGCCAGCTCGAACACCTGTTCAGTAACCTGATATCGAACGCGCTTAAATTTATACGGCCCGGTGTGCAGCCTGTTATCCGCATCCGGGCCAAAGCCATTGACGGACGGACGTATCCAGAATTAATTGCCGGCCGTCGTTATTTTGAGATCACGGTCGAAGACAATGGCATTGGCTTTGACGAAAAGTACCTGGATCACATTTTTAAAGTATTTCAGCGGTTGCATGGCAAGAATGAATTCGAAGGTACGGGCATTGGACTGGCTATCTGCAAGCGGGTCGTGGTCTATCATCATGGTTTTATAACGGCCCACAGCCAACTCAATCAGGGAACAACCTTTGTGGTTGTGCTACCCGAAAGTCAATTACTTCAAGATTATGACCGATCAAACTCAACCGAAACCTATTCATATTCTGCTGGTTGA
- a CDS encoding response regulator, protein MTDQTQPKPIHILLVDDDEDDRYLTREAFHQHYPKSRISFAEDGEDLLDFLNYRGRYVGAVHTLPELILLDLNMPRKDGREVLREIKADDQFRHIPIVVLTTSDAKDDIETSYYNGANSFITKPPTFQRLSEVTKAIGQYWFSVVTVCEHEGEE, encoded by the coding sequence ATGACCGATCAAACTCAACCGAAACCTATTCATATTCTGCTGGTTGATGATGACGAGGACGATCGCTACCTCACCCGGGAAGCCTTTCATCAGCACTACCCTAAAAGCCGTATTTCGTTCGCCGAGGATGGCGAAGATCTGCTGGATTTTCTCAACTACCGGGGCCGGTACGTTGGAGCAGTTCATACGTTGCCTGAGTTGATCCTGCTCGACCTGAACATGCCCCGCAAGGACGGCCGTGAGGTGCTGCGCGAGATCAAGGCCGACGATCAGTTTCGCCACATTCCCATTGTGGTGCTAACGACATCCGATGCCAAGGACGACATCGAAACGTCGTACTACAACGGCGCCAACAGCTTTATCACCAAACCGCCTACCTTTCAGCGGCTCAGCGAGGTGACCAAAGCAATTGGCCAGTACTGGTTCAGCGTCGTCACCGTGTGTGAACACGAAGGCGAAGAATAA
- the dacB gene encoding D-alanyl-D-alanine carboxypeptidase/D-alanyl-D-alanine endopeptidase has protein sequence MLAFARLLFYSLSCLSTSYAFSPGAGASGPPTADSAAVQQLVNQLDAFQSSPAVRYGTVALSVRRVRDGQELIGYNARQSLPSASTLKLITTATALAVLSPGYTYTTTLEYDGVIQDSILTGNIYIRGTGDPSLGSGRFTGYPDQSTLIKSWATAIRNAGIKRIQGTVVGDASLYADLTTPTTWPFGDLGNYYGASLSALNINENLYRVTFKPGRSVGAATTVARFEPAVPYLNFRNTVTTDAPNTGDQVNIFGAPFQTQQWLTGKVPLTSEFTVKGALPDPAYHAAYALQQQLVASNITVANPPLSVGGGLPATVDLSASRTRLAQYQSPALADLVRETNFQSINLYAEALLRTTALALRKSVPSTDSSISVLATYWKSKGVNLDGFRIRDGSGLSTTGALTADNMTGVLTAMTREQAFTAFYGTIPVVGQSGTVRSLARGTAAAGKIRAKSGSIEGVRAYAGYFTSADGEQMSFCLLVNKFTPGRNRDVTAELEKVFVRLVGLTAR, from the coding sequence GCAATTGGTGAACCAGCTCGACGCATTCCAGAGCAGCCCGGCTGTCCGCTACGGTACGGTAGCCCTGTCGGTTCGGCGCGTGCGTGACGGACAGGAACTCATTGGGTACAACGCCCGGCAGAGCCTGCCATCGGCTTCGACGCTCAAGCTCATAACGACCGCTACAGCACTGGCGGTACTGAGCCCAGGGTATACCTATACGACCACCCTCGAATACGACGGTGTTATCCAGGACAGCATCCTGACGGGTAATATCTACATCCGCGGTACGGGCGATCCCTCATTGGGTAGCGGCCGGTTTACGGGCTACCCGGACCAGTCAACGCTGATCAAAAGCTGGGCAACAGCGATCCGTAATGCGGGCATTAAACGCATTCAGGGGACAGTTGTGGGCGACGCCAGCCTGTATGCCGACCTGACCACACCGACGACCTGGCCGTTCGGGGATTTGGGGAATTACTACGGTGCCAGCCTGAGCGCGCTGAACATCAACGAGAATTTATACCGGGTTACGTTCAAACCCGGCCGTTCGGTTGGTGCGGCCACTACCGTAGCGCGGTTTGAACCAGCCGTTCCCTACTTGAATTTTCGCAATACAGTAACGACCGATGCTCCCAACACAGGTGATCAGGTTAATATCTTCGGGGCGCCGTTTCAGACTCAGCAGTGGCTAACGGGAAAAGTGCCGCTTACCAGCGAATTTACCGTGAAAGGAGCCCTCCCCGATCCGGCCTACCATGCCGCCTATGCGCTTCAGCAGCAACTTGTGGCCTCAAATATCACCGTTGCCAATCCACCCCTCTCGGTTGGTGGCGGCCTGCCGGCAACGGTCGACCTGTCGGCTTCCCGCACACGGCTGGCGCAGTATCAGTCGCCCGCGCTGGCGGATCTGGTCCGGGAAACAAATTTTCAGAGTATAAACCTGTATGCCGAAGCCCTGCTGCGGACAACGGCCCTGGCCCTGCGCAAAAGTGTACCCTCCACCGATAGCAGCATCAGCGTTCTGGCAACGTACTGGAAAAGCAAAGGAGTAAATCTGGACGGGTTTCGTATTCGGGACGGCAGTGGCCTTTCAACCACCGGTGCCCTGACGGCCGATAACATGACGGGTGTTCTGACGGCGATGACCCGCGAACAGGCGTTCACGGCTTTTTACGGAACAATTCCGGTGGTGGGTCAGTCGGGAACGGTTCGAAGCCTGGCCCGGGGAACCGCGGCTGCGGGCAAAATTCGGGCTAAGAGCGGCTCGATAGAAGGGGTGCGGGCATACGCGGGTTATTTCACATCGGCCGATGGCGAACAGATGAGCTTTTGCCTGCTTGTCAACAAATTCACCCCGGGCCGTAATCGCGACGTAACCGCCGAACTGGAGAAGGTGTTTGTCAGACTGGTTGGCCTCACCGCCCGGTAA